The genomic segment GTCCGTCAATGGAGAGTACGTCGTCCCGGGTACGCACATATACCGGATCAAGCCCCAGGCGTTTCAGGTGTTCGCCGTGCTTATGAAAATCCCCCTGGAGGGCAAGTACACCTATTCTCATCAGGCTCTCGTGATTCCCGGAGCCTGCTTACCAGCCTCTGCCGGCGATCCGCTTTTCCGGATCAAGTTCTTCCATACCGATACCGACCATGGGTTCCCCCAGATCGTAGGAGATCTCAGCCAGCTTTTTGGGGTCCTGGTAATAGGTTACCGCTTCCACGATCGCTTTGGCCCTCTTGGCGGGGTTTCCGGATTTGAATATCCCGGAGCCCACAAAAACTGCTTCCGCACCGAGCTGCATCATCAATGCCGCATCTGCGGGGGTGGCTACACCGCCTGCGGAGAAGTTTGGTACCGGGAGTTTACCGCTCTCCGCGATTTCAACGATAAGATCATAGGGAGCACCCAAGTTCTTCGCCTCGGTCATGAGTTCTTCCCGGGGCAGTATTGTCAGGCGCCGTATGCCGTCCATGACGGTCCTCATGTGGCGTACGGCTTCCACTACATCTCCTGTTCCGGCTTCGCCCTTGGTCCGGATCATGGCGGCGCCTTCGCCGATGCGGCGCAGGGCCTCTCCCAGGTCACGGCAGCCGCATACGAAGGGCACCTTGAAGCTGTGCTTTTCCACGTGATAGGCATCGTCCGCGGGGGTCAGAACCTCGCTTTCGTCGATAAAATCTACCCCCAGGGCTTCGAGGATCCGGGCTTCCACAAAGTGACCGATACGGCACTTTGCCATAACGGGGATGGATACCGCTTCCTGAATCCCCTGAATCATCTTGGGGTCAGACATACGGGCGACACCGCCGGTGGTACGGATATCCGCGGGCACCCTTTCAAGGGCCATTACCGCCGCAGCGCCGGCGTCCTCCGCTATTTTTGCATGGTCGGGGGTAACGACGTCCATTATGACGCCGCCTTTGAGCATCTCCGCCAGGCCTACCTTGTTCCGCCATGTTGCCTGCTGTCTGCTCGACCAGTTTTGTTCAGCCATTTATTCGTCCTCTGTTCTATGGGAATCAGCAATTGCTGTACTATAATAATTCTAGGTCAAAATAGGTCAGAAGGAATGAAAAGTCAAGAAGCTCAGGTCGTGCTCCTCTTTTCTCTGCCTGCAGATACTGCTACAATTGCAGGGTGATTCAGAAGAACCTGGAAAGAATAGAAGAACGGCTTGAAGCAGCCTGTATTCGGGCCGGCCGCAGGCGGGAAGATCTGCGCCTGATGGCGGTTTCCAAGACCCAGCCGGTGGAGAAGATTCAGGAAGCCTACGATGCCGGATTGCGGCTCTTCGGCGAGAACCGGGTTTTCGAAGCAGCTGAAAAGTTCGGCGGCCGGTTCCCGGAGGCTGAACTTCATCTTATAGGTCACATTCAGCGCAATAAGGCACAGAAAGCCGTGGAAATCGCTGAGTGCATCCAGTCCGTCGATGCCCTTCGCACAGTGAATGCCCTGGACAGGTATGCGGCGGAGATTGACAGAAAAGTCGCCGTGCTCATAGAGGTCAATACCGGAGGTGAAGTCGCCAAGCAGGGAGTACGGGGCGAGGGAGAGCTCCGTTCCCTGATCGATACAATTCTCGAGAGCCGGTACCTGGAACTCCGTGGACTGATGACCATGGCACCCTTTACAGATGAGGTCGCTGTTCTGAGGCGCTGCTTTCATTCTCTGCATACCCTCCGGCAGAAATTTTCGGAAAGCTACGGGAACAGCCATTTTGAGGTACTCTCCATGGGCATGACCAACGATTTCGAGATCGCCGTGGAAGAGGGGTCCAGCCTGGTCCGGATCGGCACCGCCCTGTTCGGGACACGCTAAGCGTGCGGAGGGAGCTATGTTGAAGCGGACTTCCTGTTTGACGCTGGCCCTGCTTGTTTTTCTGGGTACAGTTACC from the Marispirochaeta aestuarii genome contains:
- a CDS encoding YggS family pyridoxal phosphate-dependent enzyme produces the protein MIQKNLERIEERLEAACIRAGRRREDLRLMAVSKTQPVEKIQEAYDAGLRLFGENRVFEAAEKFGGRFPEAELHLIGHIQRNKAQKAVEIAECIQSVDALRTVNALDRYAAEIDRKVAVLIEVNTGGEVAKQGVRGEGELRSLIDTILESRYLELRGLMTMAPFTDEVAVLRRCFHSLHTLRQKFSESYGNSHFEVLSMGMTNDFEIAVEEGSSLVRIGTALFGTR
- the pdxS gene encoding pyridoxal 5'-phosphate synthase lyase subunit PdxS gives rise to the protein MAEQNWSSRQQATWRNKVGLAEMLKGGVIMDVVTPDHAKIAEDAGAAAVMALERVPADIRTTGGVARMSDPKMIQGIQEAVSIPVMAKCRIGHFVEARILEALGVDFIDESEVLTPADDAYHVEKHSFKVPFVCGCRDLGEALRRIGEGAAMIRTKGEAGTGDVVEAVRHMRTVMDGIRRLTILPREELMTEAKNLGAPYDLIVEIAESGKLPVPNFSAGGVATPADAALMMQLGAEAVFVGSGIFKSGNPAKRAKAIVEAVTYYQDPKKLAEISYDLGEPMVGIGMEELDPEKRIAGRGW